AAAACACGTCGACGCCTACAAAGCCGCCGCTGAAGCCATTGAACCCGTAATGAAACAGGACGACTGGAATAACGGCCAGCGCCCGTAATCCGTCGATGTCACGACGATTGCCAAGGATGTAATTCACTTCCGTGTCCCAAAAAAAATGGTGTCCCTAAGGACACCACTCTTTTCACACGGTTCAGCCAGATTGAGTCAGCGGCTTATTTGCGCTTCATCGACAGGAAGAACTCGTCGTTGGTCTTGGTCTGCTTCAGCTTGTCGATCAGGAACTCGATAGCCGCGACTTCGTCCATAGGGTGCAGCAGTTTGCGTAGAATCCACATCCGTTGCAGCTCGTCATCAGCCGTCAGCAACTCTTCACGGCGGGTACCGGAACGGTTGATGTTGATAGCTGGGAACACGCGTTTTTCAGCGATTTTACGATCCAGCGGCAGCTCCATGTTGCCCGTGCCTTTGAATTCTTCGTAAATCACTTCATCCATCTTCGAGCCGGTTTCAACCAGCGCGGTAGCGATGATGGTCAGCGAGCCGCCTTCTTCGATGTTCCGTGCAGCGCCGAAGAAACGTTTCGGTTTCTCCAGGGCGTGAGCATCGACACCACCGGTGAGTACCTTGCCGGAGCTAGGAATCACGGTGTTGTAAGCACGAGCCAGACGGGTGATGGAGTCGAGCAGAATCACCACGTCTTTTTTGTGTTCGACCAAACGCTTGGCCTTCTCGATCACCATTTCGGCAACCTGTACGTGCCGGGTTGGTGGCTCGTCGAAGGTCGAAGCAACCACTTCGCCGCGCACAGTGCGTTGCATTTCGGTCACTTCTTCCGGGCGCTCATCGATCAACAATACGATCAGATGGACTTCCGGATTGTTACGCGTGATGTTCGCTGCGATGTTCTGCAGCATGATGGTTTTGCCGGCTTTTGGCGGCGCAACGATCAGGCCACGCTGGCCTTTACCGATCGGGGCGCAAAGATCGATCACCCGGCCAGTAAGGTCTTCAGTTGAACCGTTACCGACTTCCATCTTCATGCGAATGGTCGGGAATAACGGCGTCAGGTTTTCGAAAAGAATCTTGTTCTTCGCGTTTTCCGGACGGTCATAGTTGATCGTGTCGACCTTTAGCAGAGCGAAATAACGCTCGCCTTCTTTAGGCGGACGGATCTTTCCGACGATGGTATCGCCAGTGCGCAGGTTGAAACGGCGGATCTGGCTCGGCGAGACATAAATATCGTCAGGACCGGCTAGGTAGGAGGCGTCTGCAGAGCGGAGGAAACCGAAGCCGTCCTGGAGAATCTCCAACACGCCATCACCGGAAATTTCCTCGCCACTTTTGGCGTGCTTTTTCAGCAGGGAAAAAATCACATCCTGCTTACGCGAACGGGCCATATTTTCTATGCCCATCTGTTCGGCCATTTCGAGCAGATCGGTAATCGGCTTTTGCTTGAGTTCAGTCAGGTTCATATAGGAATGACGTAATCATGTATGGGAGGGGAAATTAAGCTTTTGGCTTAATGAGGCCGCGCCGCAGAGAAGGCGACAGGATCGCGTACTAATTCGAAAGGATAAGCGTCGGCGACGGCTAGCAGGGGGCAATGGAGAAGCCATTGCGGGGCCGAATGTAACACTGCACTTTCAGGGCGTCTAGTCCTGGCTTCATAAAAAAC
The nucleotide sequence above comes from Pseudomonas sp. AB6. Encoded proteins:
- the rho gene encoding transcription termination factor Rho, whose amino-acid sequence is MNLTELKQKPITDLLEMAEQMGIENMARSRKQDVIFSLLKKHAKSGEEISGDGVLEILQDGFGFLRSADASYLAGPDDIYVSPSQIRRFNLRTGDTIVGKIRPPKEGERYFALLKVDTINYDRPENAKNKILFENLTPLFPTIRMKMEVGNGSTEDLTGRVIDLCAPIGKGQRGLIVAPPKAGKTIMLQNIAANITRNNPEVHLIVLLIDERPEEVTEMQRTVRGEVVASTFDEPPTRHVQVAEMVIEKAKRLVEHKKDVVILLDSITRLARAYNTVIPSSGKVLTGGVDAHALEKPKRFFGAARNIEEGGSLTIIATALVETGSKMDEVIYEEFKGTGNMELPLDRKIAEKRVFPAININRSGTRREELLTADDELQRMWILRKLLHPMDEVAAIEFLIDKLKQTKTNDEFFLSMKRK